cacacttcttcttccttcttccttccatttccgaccaccaccacgatcatctccgaccaccaccatgatcctccggcgacggcgaccatctccggcgagagttacacatgtgtaactacaacttacacatgtgttagttaactttccggcgagaatcaggttcgttttcgggtggatacggtacgggccagaggccctcatccgttctaaacttaaccgtcaagggacgcatatgggaatcgtatggatttgatgggcggcgatccaagagatggtggcggtgtgctacggtacgggctccgcccttggtgCCGGCGCCGGCGCCGTCGCTGGGtagtcggagatgatggtggctggtggtggttgtctcgcgaaggaaaaaacctagaaattttaaaccctaaaatgctaaaaaaaagttgtacgtACACATGTGAaactctcgccggagatggtcgccgtcgtcggaggatcatggtggtggtcggagatgatcatggtggtggtggtggtattCGGatatggaaggaagaaggaagaaggaagaagaagaggaaataccttgtactttttgtactttttcaaaccctcgtactaaaaataactttcctatatatatatatatatatatagttataaattaAGGGCTTGACTTACAAAGATGGGAAAGGCTCGAGATGTGACAAGGAAGGAAGGGCTCGAGATATGACAAGGAAAGAATGTCTCGAGATGCTTGCTCCAGTTATTATATATTGAGATCTAATATGCAGGGATGGAACGGTATTTAACCGAATGGGCCAGATTCATGGCCGGGCTAGATTTCTCAAATGCTCCGCTCGAGATACAAGAAgcagatacatatatacacatttatttTCCTtgctcgatatatatatatatatatatagtctcaaAATTGAGAGATCGACTTACAGAATGATATGCTCTATTAAAGAGAGGCTCGAGTTATGAAAGTCTTGCTCGAGTTACGAGATACACAAATCACAAAACAATATAATGTTCGAGTTGAGATGTCTGgcttatatacatatttagtcTCAAAAGGCTCGATCTACAAAGCTTGATTTAAGGTGGAAATGTGGCCGAGATAAGTGATGCTCGAGATATGACAAAAGCTCGAGATACAACAATAATACCTCGAGATATAACAATTCAGTCTCCTAGTCATATAACCTAATGGGCCAGACTCCTTCATGGGCCATTTGACTTGTTTTAATCCTATATTGCTCGAGCTATATGTTTTTCGGATAATACTTGCTGCTCGAGTACTTGTTGCTCGAGTAATATTTGGCGATGCACGTAATACTAAATGGCCCAAGCCTTTTGGGCCTGGCGGGCTTATGTCAAATTACTTTTGCTCGAGGCATGAGATAAAAGAAGATACACAtgacataaatataaatattcatattggATAATTAATACATAGTCAAGCTACAGTCTTTACAAAGAAAAGGAAACTGGCAAGCATTAGAATCTTTGAAAGTATTTGTCACCTTTCCAACTATACTTCTATAAAAGCTCAATTCAATGCTTGTCAACGAACACATTCAATTCCCATTTAATTCAGTCaatcaatcatactcaatcaatTCATGATCATATCATTCCACAAACACTGCTACTTTAAGTTCGTCAAGAACTTGTTAGGTTCGCACTGAATTATCAGGAGTTGTGGTGGTTGTGACCCTTAATCTCAATCGTCACTGAGCCAAGTAATTTAGGTTCAAACAAATAACAAGATTAGTTTACTTTCATTCATTTATATCAAACTACTAGCACCAATAATGAAATATTGTATAACACCAAATATGATATTTGGTGTAATGGCTACACTTGATAtcatttttaagtatattttattaaacGCTCTAAGGCCCGGTGCCAATGGCTTCTTCGTGGGCTCTTCCTCAATGTCGTCGATGAGGAATCCATTGGCAGCGCTGGTTCGTGGGCTTCGTCAATGAAGCCCTGTCGATGAGTGGAAGGGGGAGGACGGAGGGAGAGGTGGTGAGTGTGGGGCCAAAtgcatttttgttttgttttgtttttttctttggtTGGTAGTTAAGAAAGAGGTGAGGAAGAGGTAGGGTTGGTAGTGATTGAGAAAGAGTTGATTTAGGAGAAAGAAAAGCTGATGTGGCAGTGAGGAAAAGGAAGGAGGACTCAACCGCATAAATTCCATTTCTAGTTGCAtcaattcaaaaagaaaaaaaaaaaagaaaaaaaacctttgAGGCTAAGCCGATGATCGACCATCCGACTTGTGTATAAACTTGAATGTCGCACCATACATCGTTCGCGGTTTTATGTATACAATTAACCTATTGTAGACATTTCGCTTTTATGACATtcaccccatatccaaaaaatatatagagttattttatatctttttgacACAAATTAAtcggttatttttattttattagtagGGAACATAAGTGGACATACTTAAAACAACACGTACCATATATAGATATTTAGAAACACCCTTCACCTATAAATATcatacatttcatttcatttggaACGGGCCaagcaaaaatataaatagaacCACATACTTTATATATCTCTTTTTAACACATTTCAATCCAATTGTATATGGCACACGCCTTTCTTGCAAGACAAGTCTCAGATTTGTGTGTCGGAAAGCAACCGCTGAGCTCATTACCCGCCACAGCATCCATTGCTGACACGGtcattgcactcaaaaggtcgGGAAATATTGATATAAGTATATGGAACTGTAATCATTTAACGGATTTTAAAGATTCTGGTATTAATGACAATGTGGTATCGTGTTGGTGCGTTGGTAAGATATGTATGGTTGATGTGATTGCATTTATATGTAAAGATGAGAATGTGGCACGTCCTTTGGATGTCCTTGAACAAACTAGTGTTTTGGATCTTATTTCGGGTGAAGGAAAGATCAAGCATTTGGAATCGAATTCGAGGTGCATTtattttcctttccttttctctttcaattttatatgatatgatattttatttgatgaatAGGTAATCGATCGAATACTTATCATAATGAAATGAACGAGTGATACAAACAATAGAAGCTATATTAAGAAtgatacatacaataacaaaATTTGTATATCTTCATACGATGATACATTTGTTAGGAACACTTTTTTGCGCTTTTCCGGCATTACAAATAATCCTGTTTTGTAAGTTATCGAGAACTAGCCCGTACatagttgtaaacttgtaataaGTGTTCGTCGTGTGATGTTAGATACTAACCGCACAGAAAACGTTTGGTAGCAATCGTTGTGTTCAATTCTTTGACCTTagtcttttaaaaatattgttttaattaGCAATACATAAAGTATTTTTCCAATGAAATAATTAGGACTAGATCTAAATGACGtgaattttttaatattcatagAATAATCAAAGATATTTCAACCATTCAAAATGTAGAAAAGTTTTGTTTCttgataaaattacaaaaagtcTTGCAAATTGCAATTGTCCCCATTAGAAGAATAAGTAACTTTGAATTTATGTGGTCTGCCAACAGCGAagatttttattgaaaaaacgAATATTATTCCTTGAAGATTCTATTGTCTTTTTGCTACATCTAAatgtcttttattattattgttattattattttttttttatttcttggtAATTTGGAGATATCTGGTAGTTAATAACTTAAAATACCATATAAATGCTCCATTTGGAATTAAACAATGTAAGTAATCGTCAACTCAGTTGCAAGTAGATCTGCTATTCAATCCTGTCATGGTTGAGCTTATTCTTGACATGCAATATGTTTGACAATATAGCATCACTATATAAGCAAAGTTTTATGATCGTTCAGATATCACTTACAATGTATTCGcatcaagtattattatatgtaaccaacttttaaatattgttattgtttgtaCTCGCAACGAAGAGTTCTTTGGTTCAAATAAATGCTCCTAGGAATGAAAACATCTGAATTAGAGTTGAGTATATGAAAAAGCATGTTCAAATTTgtcattcaaaaaaaataatcatataataaaaaccttttttaaGTTAGATATATGGAATAGTTGTTAAACTAAACTAAATATATCTCAACACGCTTATTCAATTCATCCATATATAATGAACTAAAGTATTTATTTGAGTCTTTCTATTGTGAAGTACCTTtccaatatatgtataaaagttGTGGTTGTTTTCTTTTACCAGCTTGTTGGAGGCAATAGATTGCATACTTGAAGGGGCTCAAAACTTGGTAATACCAATTGAAACCACAAGATACAATCAAAGAAAAAGACAAGTGATAACCAAAACTTCTCCTTTGGGTACTACTACACTTCACAATGGCCAAGAATTTTGCTGGATAACTCGAGAAGATGTCATTCGCTTCATGCTAGATTCAATCAACGTATTCTCCCCGGTACCTACATTCACAATTGACTCACTCGACGTAATCAATACGGATACACTAACGATCTATTATGACGACCCTGCCTATTCTGCATTACCCTTGATTACTAACTCACATTTAAATCAAACGTCTATAGCAGTTGTTAACCAAGACAACACGTTAATAGGTGAAATTTCCCCTTTTTCCCTCTCCTGTTGCGATGAAACCATCATTGCCGCTGTTGCCACCCTGTCTGCCGGTGATCTCATGGCTTACCTTGACTACAGTGGGCCACCTGAGGATTTGGTCCACTTGGTTAAAATGAGGTTACAAGAAAGAAAGTTGTCAGCTATGTTGGATCTAATGGAGGACTATAACAGCGCtgcatcttctttttcttcgtCTTCAAGTTCAGATGAGGAATTTGGATCTGGAAAGAATGGTGGCATTATGGGTCGGAGTAATCCTTGGAGGCGGTCAGAGGCAATTGTTTGCAACCCGTGGAACACTTTGATGGCTGTTATGGTTCAAATGATTGCGCATCGCGTTAGTTATGCCTGGGTTGTTAAAGAGGATTACGGTTTGATAGGGATTGTGACGTTTACAGATATTTTGAGGCGATTAAGGAGTAGCGTTGACTTTTTGAGTAAACACACAGAAGAGAATACCAATATGCAGTAACAAACGAGTTTGGTGATCTCGATCGTGTAAACTCGTACTATACTCTTGTGCAATTTTTTCCCTtctttttgttgtatttttaaaGGATTGGCACGAGACTTTCCGCCCAATTTGATACATGGAATAAAAACCAGGATATGGTTTACAAAACACGAGATTTAAGTGAGGTGTAAGAACAAGTATTCATCTCATTTCGATTATTCGATATACATCTTGTTTTTGATTTACATTAGTTGAGAAATGGTAATGGAATCAGACAAACCTGACAATTCTGAAATAAAAACTGAAATAT
The sequence above is drawn from the Erigeron canadensis isolate Cc75 chromosome 4, C_canadensis_v1, whole genome shotgun sequence genome and encodes:
- the LOC122596648 gene encoding CBS domain-containing protein CBSX5-like, coding for MAHAFLARQVSDLCVGKQPLSSLPATASIADTVIALKRSGNIDISIWNCNHLTDFKDSGINDNVVSCWCVGKICMVDVIAFICKDENVARPLDVLEQTSVLDLISGEGKIKHLESNSSLLEAIDCILEGAQNLVIPIETTRYNQRKRQVITKTSPLGTTTLHNGQEFCWITREDVIRFMLDSINVFSPVPTFTIDSLDVINTDTLTIYYDDPAYSALPLITNSHLNQTSIAVVNQDNTLIGEISPFSLSCCDETIIAAVATLSAGDLMAYLDYSGPPEDLVHLVKMRLQERKLSAMLDLMEDYNSAASSFSSSSSSDEEFGSGKNGGIMGRSNPWRRSEAIVCNPWNTLMAVMVQMIAHRVSYAWVVKEDYGLIGIVTFTDILRRLRSSVDFLSKHTEENTNMQ